A segment of the Desulfovibrio sp. genome:
CTTTGAGTCCACCGGCATGGCCCAGGTGGGCGGCCCGGTGATCTTCGCGACGTTTTTGGCGCACTTCGTGCTCGCCGCCCGCAAGATCCCCTTCACCTCCAAGGAGCAGGGGCTCATGCTGGCCAACGCCAAACGCATGCGCCACGGCGACACCTGGCTCTGGGTCGTCCAGGCCGTAACGGCCATGGTCATCCTGATCATGGGCTCCATCCACATGTGGGTGGTGCTGACCGACCTGCCCATCACCGCAGCCAAATCCGCGGCCCGCGTCCAGGGCGGCTGGTGGATGCTCTTCTACCTGGTGCTTCTGCCCATGGTGGAACTGCACGTT
Coding sequences within it:
- a CDS encoding succinate dehydrogenase/fumarate reductase cytochrome b subunit, coding for MSIPSIATHQPVSSCKCAAYLDWLQMLSGACLVMFMWAHLFLVSSVILGPGVMNAIGHFFESTGMAQVGGPVIFATFLAHFVLAARKIPFTSKEQGLMLANAKRMRHGDTWLWVVQAVTAMVILIMGSIHMWVVLTDLPITAAKSAARVQGGWWMLFYLVLLPMVELHVGIGFYRIMIKWGVIDSKGRFGFKKKENMLTAIMIGIGVVTLLRFWFLAIK